A region of Triplophysa dalaica isolate WHDGS20190420 chromosome 18, ASM1584641v1, whole genome shotgun sequence DNA encodes the following proteins:
- the LOC130407009 gene encoding uncharacterized protein LOC130407009: MVNSCCVNNCRNRSHDRRGKRVENGVRYFRFPTWKQFFGTQISELTKRRRMAWVAAVRRKNITFDSISGHMFVCSRHFHKGKPAYEMMETDPDWAPSLHLGHTEIKQTNPARSARRNKREQLKKNTPHPADDQMMTHQAEESDQLHTEEGTHNITQGDAGTQTECALCIHKCVEINSLMDENRQSGCDICLMSEVFFGGDDDQVQYYTGLPNLGTFTALLHFLVPLMPDQMKLLNPFQMLLLTFMRLRLDLHAQHLAHHFHVSPTTANSTFKETVAFLYTNLKHSIVWPDRDSLCRIMPSQFVESFGRRVAVIIDCFEILTGKPSNLNSHGKFSRYTHDQTIKYMIGITLKGCVCFISSGWSGFRNDKHIMQNSGLLENFLPGDIVLDSRGFDKKNVEKLCTGVRLPALTNESCQPTPKDVEQTSKMANHIPVEGAIKNVCQHYKILTGTIPIDMALTCKGENETFLDKIVTVCCALTNQCQTVA, encoded by the exons atggtaaACAGTTGCTGTGTAAATAACTGTCGCAATCGCAGTCACGACCGACGTGGAAAGCGTGTAGAAAATGGAGTGCGATATTTCAGATTTCCGACTTGGAAACAATTCTTTGGAACTCAGATTTCCGAGTTGACAAAGCGGCGTCGCATGGCGTGGGTGGCAGCAGTAAGACGGAAAAACATAACCTTCGACAGCATTTCTGgacacatgtttgtgtgttcacgGCATTTTCACAAAG GTAAACCAGCATACGAGATGATGGAGACTGACCCCGACTGGGCACCATCCCTACATCTGGGTCACACAGAGATTAAACAGACTAATCCTGCACGCTCTGCAAGACGCAATAAGCGTGAACAACTAAAGAAAAACACGCCACATCCAGCCGATGACCAGATGATGACACACCAGGCTGAAGAAAGTGATCAGTTACACACTGAGGAGGGGACGCACAACATCACTCAAGGGGATGCGGGAACACAGACTGAATGTGCCTTGTGCATACACAAATGCGTAGAAATAAACAGCCTGATGGATGAAAACAGACAATCGGGATGTGACATCTGTCTGATGTCCGAAGTTTTTTTTGGAGGCGATGATGATCAAGTCCAGTACTATACAGGTCTGCCAAACCTGGGAACCTTTACagcattattacattttttggttcCCCTCATGCCAGACCAAATGAAACTTCTTAATCCGTTTCAAATGCTACTGTTAACTTTTATGCGCCTCCGATTGGATCTGCATGCACAACACCTGGCCCATCACTTTCATGTTTCCCCAACAACAGCGAACAGTACATTCAAAGAAACTGTGGCGTTTCTATATACAAACCTGAAGCATTCAATTGTGTGGCCAGACAGAGACAGTTTGTGCAGAATTATGCCTTCCCAGTTTGTGGAATCATTTGGACGCAGAGTGGCAGTGATCATCGACTGTTTCGAGATTTTAACAGGGAAACCGTCCAATCTAAATTCACATGGAAAATTTTCCCGCTACACGCACGATCAGACTATTAAGTATATGATAGGTATAACGCTCAaggggtgtgtttgtttcataTCAAGTGGGTGGAGTGGTTTTAGAAATGACAAACATATAATGCAGAACAGTGGTCTTCTTGAGAATTTTTTGCCTGGAGACATCGTCTTGGACAGTAGAGgttttgacaagaaaaatgttgaaaagtTGTGTACTGGGGTCAGACTTCCAGCCCTTACAAACGAAAGCTGTCAGCCAACTCCAAAAGATGTAGAGCAGACTAGCAAAATGGCGAATCATATCCCTGTTGAAGGTGCCATCAAAAATGTTTGTCAGCATTATAAAATCTTAACAGGAACCATACCCATTGACATGGCACTTACTTGTAAAGGTGAGAACGAAACATTTTTGGATAAGATTGTTACTGTCTGTTGTGCGCTGACGAACCAATGTCAGACTGTTGCATAA
- the ralgds gene encoding ral guanine nucleotide dissociation stimulator isoform X3 codes for MRWKNKINQLVQLARWCGLNCVYVNEDINCDLTGLERINQSSVQEIGEEVEEEAIYTITLRKVQLHQTASKGQRWLGVETDSALSLYEMCKGRTIKAGTLEKLVEYMVSAYKEKDCTYVTIFLCTYRTFTTTEQVLDLLLNRYAQLHDQQVSKGSKLSSDDYTELKNTVSSILGAWLDQYSEDFWSPPDHGCLQSLISYLKLNFPGSDLERRACNLLEHFQHRQPSEVEHEGDLCNCPFATPEESSLEDELFFNFTSFSPALVAEQLTIVDAELFKRVVPYHCLGGIWSQRDKKGKEHLAPTIRATVAQFNNVTNCVIATCLDNRSLRPFQRAKRIEHWIEVARKCRILKSFSSLKAILSALQCNAIHRLRRTWDEVSRESCRTFQELSEIFSDDNNYSLSRELLIKEGTSKSAIVEINHKGGQRRHHNHRDMGVVQGTIPYLGTFLTDLVMLDTAMKDHLEGGLINFEKRRKEFEVIAQIKLLQLTCNYYNFTRNQRFTDWFKRVEKLTEAVSYSLSCEIEPPSEPVCKTKGGIMKCMSEESGYSSTGTSRSKSFEQPCLNRFKDGIKDTADSISLTSGGSSASDVEETSLSLLNSPDSANQRTSTPTLKHSISTSDTGELTSDSSSKLWESPTTSSLEASGTCLGLESSSTSSASSSSSCVSTSAGQPFHFHKRSVSGVSDYSSLSLPLYNQQTNDCCIIRVSLDDDNGNMYKSILVTSQDKTPGVIRKAMAKHNLDSEKSEDYELLQRVSKLKELKIPDNGNVFYAMNSTANYDFVLRKRGVPKTCRSKSSASLTLPRMKQKGFKIPKGFF; via the exons ATGCGgtggaaaaataaaattaaccAACTTGTTCAACTGGCACGCTGGTGTGGATTGAACTGTGTGTATGTCAATGAAGATATAAACTGTGATTTGACAGGTTTGGAGAGAATAAATCAG AGCTCAGTTCAGGAGATTGgagaggaggtggaggaggaagCCATCTACACCATCACACTGCGGAAGGTGCAGCTCCATCAGACAGCCAGTAAAGGGCAGCGATGGCTGGGTGTGGAGACAGATTCTGCACTCAGTCTCTATGAGATGTGCAAGGGTCGGACCATTAAAGCCGGCACGCTGGAGAAACTGGTGGAGTACATGGTATCCGCTTACAAAGAGAAGGACTGTACCTACGTGACTATATTCCTTTGCACTTACCGGACTTTTACCACCACCGAACAAGTTCTGGACCTGCTGCTCAACAG GTATGCCCAATTGCACGATCAACAAGTCTCAAAGGGATCAAAGCTCTCCTCAGACGACTACACAGAGCTTAAAAA CACTGTCTCATCTATCCTGGGTGCTTGGTTGGATCAGTACTCTGAAGATTTCTGGAGCCCGCCGGATCACGGATGCCTGCAGAGCCTCATATCCTACTTGAAGCTCAACTTCCCCGGATCTGATCTGGAGAGACGAGCTTGCAACTTACTGGAGCATTTCCAGCACAGGCAACCTTCTGAGGTTGAACATGAAG GTGATCTGTGCAACTGCCCCTTTGCCACACCCGAGGAGAGCAGCTTGGAGgatgaacttttttttaacttcacATCCTTCAGTCCTGCTCTGGTTGCTGAGCAGTTAACAATCGTGGATGCG GAGCTGTTTAAGAGGGTTGTTCCATATCATTGTTTGGGTGGCATATGGTCCCAGCGGGATAAGAAGGGGAAGGAGCACCTGGCACCCACCATCCGGGCAACTGTTGCACAGTTCAACAATGTGACCAACTGTGTGATTGCCACCTGTTTGGACAACAGGTCTCTCAGACCTTTTCAAAGAGCAAAACGCATCGAACACTGGATAGAAGTGGCCAGG AAATGTCGCATCTTGAAGAGCTTCTCCTCTCTGAAAGCCATCCTGTCGGCCTTGCAGTGTAATGCTATCCATAGACTGAGGAGGACCTGGGATGAGGTGTCCAG AGAAAGCTGTCGCACTTTCCAGGAGCTGTCTGAAATCTTCTCAGATGATAATAATTATTCCCTCAGCAGAGAGCTTCTCATTAAG GAGGGCACCTCTAAATCTGCTATCGTTGAGATTAACCACAAAGGAGGCCAGAGGAGACACCATAACCACAGAGACATG GGTGTCGTACAAGGAACTATTCCGTACCTCGGAACGTTTCTGACTGACCTAGTCATGTTGGATACTGCTATGAAAGATCATCTTGAG ggTGGGCTGATCAACTTTGAGAAGAGAAGGAAG GAGTTTGAAGTGATCGCTCAGATCAAGTTACTCCAACTGACCTGCAATTACTACAACTTCACCAGAAACCAGCGCTTTACAGATTGGTTCAAGAGAGTGGAGAAACTTACAGAAGCTGtgag CTACTCTCTGTCCTGTGAGATAGAACCACCATCTGAGCCCGTATGCAAAACTAAGGGAGGCATCATGAAGTGCATGAGCGAGGAGTCGGGCTACAGCAGCACAGGCACCTCACGCTCCAAGTCCTTTGAGCAGCCGTGTTTGAACCGGTTCAAAGACGGCATCAAAGACACGGCTGATTCCATTAGTCTGACATCAGGCGGATCCAGCGCTTCAGATGTAGAGGAGACCAGTCTCAGTCTGCTGAACTCCCCAgattcagccaatcagaga ACATCTACACCAACTTTGAAGCACTCAATATCAACCTCAGATACAGGGGAGCTTACATCTGATTCCTCTTCCAAG CTCTGGGAATCACCCACCACTTCATCTTTGGAGGCGTCAGGAACGTGTTTGGGACTAGAGTCTAGTTCCACCAGCTCcgcctcctcttcctcatcctgTGTCTCCACCTCCGCTGGGCAGCCGTTCCACTTTCACAAACGCTCCGTCTCGGGTGTTTCTGACTACTCGTCTCTCTCGCTACCACTGTACAACCAGCAGACGAACGACTGCTGCATCATCAGAGTTAGTCTTGACGATGACAACGGAAACATGTACAAAAGCATCCTG GTGACAAGCCAAGATAAAACACCAGGTGTCATTAGGAAAGCCATGGCCAAGCACAACCTGGACAGTGAGAAATCGGAAGACTATGAACTATTACAAAGAGTCTCAAAGCTGAAAG AACTCAAAATCCCTGATAACGGAAACGTTTTCTACGCCATGAACTCAACTGCCAACTATGACTTTGTGCTGAGGAAACGCGGCGTTCCCAAAACCTGCAGATCAAAGAGCTCTGCTAGCCTAACTCTACCACGCATGAAGCAAAAAGGGTTTAAAATACCCAAGGGCTTTTTCTGA
- the ralgds gene encoding ral guanine nucleotide dissociation stimulator isoform X2 — protein MKQAPGQQPALSPSGRMETKSVFSLHKALAQPVKMCMLDFPVSILDDLSSVQEIGEEVEEEAIYTITLRKVQLHQTASKGQRWLGVETDSALSLYEMCKGRTIKAGTLEKLVEYMVSAYKEKDCTYVTIFLCTYRTFTTTEQVLDLLLNRYAQLHDQQVSKGSKLSSDDYTELKNTVSSILGAWLDQYSEDFWSPPDHGCLQSLISYLKLNFPGSDLERRACNLLEHFQHRQPSEVEHEGDLCNCPFATPEESSLEDELFFNFTSFSPALVAEQLTIVDAELFKRVVPYHCLGGIWSQRDKKGKEHLAPTIRATVAQFNNVTNCVIATCLDNRSLRPFQRAKRIEHWIEVARKCRILKSFSSLKAILSALQCNAIHRLRRTWDEVSRESCRTFQELSEIFSDDNNYSLSRELLIKEGTSKSAIVEINHKGGQRRHHNHRDMGVVQGTIPYLGTFLTDLVMLDTAMKDHLEGGLINFEKRRKEFEVIAQIKLLQLTCNYYNFTRNQRFTDWFKRVEKLTEAVSYSLSCEIEPPSEPVCKTKGGIMKCMSEESGYSSTGTSRSKSFEQPCLNRFKDGIKDTADSISLTSGGSSASDVEETSLSLLNSPDSANQRTSTPTLKHSISTSDTGELTSDSSSKLWESPTTSSLEASGTCLGLESSSTSSASSSSSCVSTSAGQPFHFHKRSVSGVSDYSSLSLPLYNQQTNDCCIIRVSLDDDNGNMYKSILVTSQDKTPGVIRKAMAKHNLDSEKSEDYELLQRVSKLKELKIPDNGNVFYAMNSTANYDFVLRKRGVPKTCRSKSSASLTLPRMKQKGFKIPKGFF, from the exons ATGAAGCAGGCTCCTGGACAGCAGCCTGCGCTGTCTCCGTCGGGTAGGATGGAGACTAAATCTGTGTTCAGTTTGCATAAAGCCCTGGCTCAGCCTGTGAAGATGTGCATGTTGGATTTCCCCGTCTCCATCCTGGATGATCTG AGCTCAGTTCAGGAGATTGgagaggaggtggaggaggaagCCATCTACACCATCACACTGCGGAAGGTGCAGCTCCATCAGACAGCCAGTAAAGGGCAGCGATGGCTGGGTGTGGAGACAGATTCTGCACTCAGTCTCTATGAGATGTGCAAGGGTCGGACCATTAAAGCCGGCACGCTGGAGAAACTGGTGGAGTACATGGTATCCGCTTACAAAGAGAAGGACTGTACCTACGTGACTATATTCCTTTGCACTTACCGGACTTTTACCACCACCGAACAAGTTCTGGACCTGCTGCTCAACAG GTATGCCCAATTGCACGATCAACAAGTCTCAAAGGGATCAAAGCTCTCCTCAGACGACTACACAGAGCTTAAAAA CACTGTCTCATCTATCCTGGGTGCTTGGTTGGATCAGTACTCTGAAGATTTCTGGAGCCCGCCGGATCACGGATGCCTGCAGAGCCTCATATCCTACTTGAAGCTCAACTTCCCCGGATCTGATCTGGAGAGACGAGCTTGCAACTTACTGGAGCATTTCCAGCACAGGCAACCTTCTGAGGTTGAACATGAAG GTGATCTGTGCAACTGCCCCTTTGCCACACCCGAGGAGAGCAGCTTGGAGgatgaacttttttttaacttcacATCCTTCAGTCCTGCTCTGGTTGCTGAGCAGTTAACAATCGTGGATGCG GAGCTGTTTAAGAGGGTTGTTCCATATCATTGTTTGGGTGGCATATGGTCCCAGCGGGATAAGAAGGGGAAGGAGCACCTGGCACCCACCATCCGGGCAACTGTTGCACAGTTCAACAATGTGACCAACTGTGTGATTGCCACCTGTTTGGACAACAGGTCTCTCAGACCTTTTCAAAGAGCAAAACGCATCGAACACTGGATAGAAGTGGCCAGG AAATGTCGCATCTTGAAGAGCTTCTCCTCTCTGAAAGCCATCCTGTCGGCCTTGCAGTGTAATGCTATCCATAGACTGAGGAGGACCTGGGATGAGGTGTCCAG AGAAAGCTGTCGCACTTTCCAGGAGCTGTCTGAAATCTTCTCAGATGATAATAATTATTCCCTCAGCAGAGAGCTTCTCATTAAG GAGGGCACCTCTAAATCTGCTATCGTTGAGATTAACCACAAAGGAGGCCAGAGGAGACACCATAACCACAGAGACATG GGTGTCGTACAAGGAACTATTCCGTACCTCGGAACGTTTCTGACTGACCTAGTCATGTTGGATACTGCTATGAAAGATCATCTTGAG ggTGGGCTGATCAACTTTGAGAAGAGAAGGAAG GAGTTTGAAGTGATCGCTCAGATCAAGTTACTCCAACTGACCTGCAATTACTACAACTTCACCAGAAACCAGCGCTTTACAGATTGGTTCAAGAGAGTGGAGAAACTTACAGAAGCTGtgag CTACTCTCTGTCCTGTGAGATAGAACCACCATCTGAGCCCGTATGCAAAACTAAGGGAGGCATCATGAAGTGCATGAGCGAGGAGTCGGGCTACAGCAGCACAGGCACCTCACGCTCCAAGTCCTTTGAGCAGCCGTGTTTGAACCGGTTCAAAGACGGCATCAAAGACACGGCTGATTCCATTAGTCTGACATCAGGCGGATCCAGCGCTTCAGATGTAGAGGAGACCAGTCTCAGTCTGCTGAACTCCCCAgattcagccaatcagaga ACATCTACACCAACTTTGAAGCACTCAATATCAACCTCAGATACAGGGGAGCTTACATCTGATTCCTCTTCCAAG CTCTGGGAATCACCCACCACTTCATCTTTGGAGGCGTCAGGAACGTGTTTGGGACTAGAGTCTAGTTCCACCAGCTCcgcctcctcttcctcatcctgTGTCTCCACCTCCGCTGGGCAGCCGTTCCACTTTCACAAACGCTCCGTCTCGGGTGTTTCTGACTACTCGTCTCTCTCGCTACCACTGTACAACCAGCAGACGAACGACTGCTGCATCATCAGAGTTAGTCTTGACGATGACAACGGAAACATGTACAAAAGCATCCTG GTGACAAGCCAAGATAAAACACCAGGTGTCATTAGGAAAGCCATGGCCAAGCACAACCTGGACAGTGAGAAATCGGAAGACTATGAACTATTACAAAGAGTCTCAAAGCTGAAAG AACTCAAAATCCCTGATAACGGAAACGTTTTCTACGCCATGAACTCAACTGCCAACTATGACTTTGTGCTGAGGAAACGCGGCGTTCCCAAAACCTGCAGATCAAAGAGCTCTGCTAGCCTAACTCTACCACGCATGAAGCAAAAAGGGTTTAAAATACCCAAGGGCTTTTTCTGA
- the ptgesl gene encoding prostaglandin E synthase 2 yields MSADFPLACSVFCTRVPISCHCACRRRRLCKTMMAASCARTLGKVARIVLDTPTCRLTNNAALLTRNYMRGQVKTYCVSSGFKSRPVRGRILGSAFLLGGGFGLYQTVKLQFQHHLAAEKIQAPGLATDPKLTLYQYKTCPFCSKVRAFLDYHDFSYEIVEVNPVMRQEIKWSTYRKVPILMVDGTVQINDSSVIISALKTYLITKEKTIPEVLSCYPEMKSKNDSGKDVIEFGNKYWVMVNNEDADHLYPEKDSRKEEIKWRKWADDWLVHLISPNVYRTPTEALASFDYIVREGKFGTFEGFFAKYLGAAAMWVISKRLKKRHNLQNDVRQDLYKAVNEWVAAIGKNKKFMGGDQPNLADLAVFGVLRVMEGLQAFDDMMENTKGKNWYRRMQKATQHVS; encoded by the exons ATGTCTGCGGATTTTCCATTGGCGTGTTCTGTTTTCTGCACACGTGTGCCCATCAGCTGTCATTGCGCTTGCCGTAGACGGCGTTTATGTAAAACCATGATGGCGGCGTCCTGTGCGAGAACGCTTGGTAAGGTCGCACGAATAGTTTTAGACACGCCAACATGCCGATTAACAAATAACGCCGCACTATTAACTAGAAATTATATGAGGGGTCAAGTTAAGACTTACTGTGTCAGCAGCGGTTTCAAATCCAGACCGGTGCGTGGAAGAATCCTGGGGTCCGCCTTCTTGCTTGGTGGTGGTTTCGGGTTGTACCAGACCGTCAAACTCCAGTTCCAGCATCACCTTGCAGCTGAGAAAATTCAA GCGCCCGGGCTGGCAACAGATCCAAAGTTGACTCTGTATCAGTACAAGACCTGTCCGTTCTGCAGCAAAGTACGAGCCTTCTTGGATTATCATGACTTTTCATATGAAATTGTGGAGGTCAATCCTGTTATGCGTCAGGAGATCAAATGGTCCACTTACAGAAAAGTTCCCATCCTGATGGTGGACGGGACAGTG CAAATCAATGACTCTTCTGTAATTATTAGTGCTTTGAAGACCTACCTGATCACCAA GGAAAAAACAATACCTGAGGTTTTGTCTTGCTATCCTGAGATGAAGTCGAAGAATGACAGCGGAAAAGATGTGATAGAGTTCGGAAATAAATACTGGGTCATGGTGAACAACGAGGATGCTGATCACCTGTATCCAGAAAAGGATTCCAGAAA GGAGGAAATCAAATGGCGCAAGTGGGCAGATGATTGGCTGGTGCATCTCATTTCACCTAATGTTTACCGTACACCCACAGAAGCCCTCGCCTCCTTTGACTACATAGTAAGAGAAGGCAAATTCGGCACCTTTGAGGGCTTTTTTGCCAAGTATTTGGGAGCTGCTGCCATGTGGGTCATttcaaaaagattaaaaaaaag ACACAACTTGCAGAATGATGTAAGACAGGATCTTTACAAGGCAGTCAATGAGTGGGTGGCAGCAATTGGGAAAAACAAGAAATTCATGGGTGGAGATCAACCAAACCTTGCGGATCTG GCTGTCTTTGGAGTTCTGAGAGTAATGGAAGGTCTTCAGGCTTTTGATGATATGATGGAAAATACTAAAGGGAAGAACTGGTACAGACGCATGCAGAAGGCCACACAACATGTGTCATAA
- the ralgds gene encoding ral guanine nucleotide dissociation stimulator isoform X1, with the protein MVYVMGMQSDTLGVKPSTLDELFDSSTWKIKNIWDGVKLEIAAGDDCPVVLNSYTHLDPDLPVLEESSVQEIGEEVEEEAIYTITLRKVQLHQTASKGQRWLGVETDSALSLYEMCKGRTIKAGTLEKLVEYMVSAYKEKDCTYVTIFLCTYRTFTTTEQVLDLLLNRYAQLHDQQVSKGSKLSSDDYTELKNTVSSILGAWLDQYSEDFWSPPDHGCLQSLISYLKLNFPGSDLERRACNLLEHFQHRQPSEVEHEGDLCNCPFATPEESSLEDELFFNFTSFSPALVAEQLTIVDAELFKRVVPYHCLGGIWSQRDKKGKEHLAPTIRATVAQFNNVTNCVIATCLDNRSLRPFQRAKRIEHWIEVARKCRILKSFSSLKAILSALQCNAIHRLRRTWDEVSRESCRTFQELSEIFSDDNNYSLSRELLIKEGTSKSAIVEINHKGGQRRHHNHRDMGVVQGTIPYLGTFLTDLVMLDTAMKDHLEGGLINFEKRRKEFEVIAQIKLLQLTCNYYNFTRNQRFTDWFKRVEKLTEAVSYSLSCEIEPPSEPVCKTKGGIMKCMSEESGYSSTGTSRSKSFEQPCLNRFKDGIKDTADSISLTSGGSSASDVEETSLSLLNSPDSANQRTSTPTLKHSISTSDTGELTSDSSSKLWESPTTSSLEASGTCLGLESSSTSSASSSSSCVSTSAGQPFHFHKRSVSGVSDYSSLSLPLYNQQTNDCCIIRVSLDDDNGNMYKSILVTSQDKTPGVIRKAMAKHNLDSEKSEDYELLQRVSKLKELKIPDNGNVFYAMNSTANYDFVLRKRGVPKTCRSKSSASLTLPRMKQKGFKIPKGFF; encoded by the exons ATGGTCTACGTTATGGGGATGCAGTCTGACACTCTAGGTGTCAAACCATCAACCCTGGATGAGCTGTTTGACTCAAGCACATggaaaatcaaaaatatttggGATGGGGTAAAGCTGGAGATCGCTGCCGGAGATGATTGTCCGGTGGTCTTGAATAGTTACACGCATTTGGACCCTGACCTGCCTGTACTGGAGGAG AGCTCAGTTCAGGAGATTGgagaggaggtggaggaggaagCCATCTACACCATCACACTGCGGAAGGTGCAGCTCCATCAGACAGCCAGTAAAGGGCAGCGATGGCTGGGTGTGGAGACAGATTCTGCACTCAGTCTCTATGAGATGTGCAAGGGTCGGACCATTAAAGCCGGCACGCTGGAGAAACTGGTGGAGTACATGGTATCCGCTTACAAAGAGAAGGACTGTACCTACGTGACTATATTCCTTTGCACTTACCGGACTTTTACCACCACCGAACAAGTTCTGGACCTGCTGCTCAACAG GTATGCCCAATTGCACGATCAACAAGTCTCAAAGGGATCAAAGCTCTCCTCAGACGACTACACAGAGCTTAAAAA CACTGTCTCATCTATCCTGGGTGCTTGGTTGGATCAGTACTCTGAAGATTTCTGGAGCCCGCCGGATCACGGATGCCTGCAGAGCCTCATATCCTACTTGAAGCTCAACTTCCCCGGATCTGATCTGGAGAGACGAGCTTGCAACTTACTGGAGCATTTCCAGCACAGGCAACCTTCTGAGGTTGAACATGAAG GTGATCTGTGCAACTGCCCCTTTGCCACACCCGAGGAGAGCAGCTTGGAGgatgaacttttttttaacttcacATCCTTCAGTCCTGCTCTGGTTGCTGAGCAGTTAACAATCGTGGATGCG GAGCTGTTTAAGAGGGTTGTTCCATATCATTGTTTGGGTGGCATATGGTCCCAGCGGGATAAGAAGGGGAAGGAGCACCTGGCACCCACCATCCGGGCAACTGTTGCACAGTTCAACAATGTGACCAACTGTGTGATTGCCACCTGTTTGGACAACAGGTCTCTCAGACCTTTTCAAAGAGCAAAACGCATCGAACACTGGATAGAAGTGGCCAGG AAATGTCGCATCTTGAAGAGCTTCTCCTCTCTGAAAGCCATCCTGTCGGCCTTGCAGTGTAATGCTATCCATAGACTGAGGAGGACCTGGGATGAGGTGTCCAG AGAAAGCTGTCGCACTTTCCAGGAGCTGTCTGAAATCTTCTCAGATGATAATAATTATTCCCTCAGCAGAGAGCTTCTCATTAAG GAGGGCACCTCTAAATCTGCTATCGTTGAGATTAACCACAAAGGAGGCCAGAGGAGACACCATAACCACAGAGACATG GGTGTCGTACAAGGAACTATTCCGTACCTCGGAACGTTTCTGACTGACCTAGTCATGTTGGATACTGCTATGAAAGATCATCTTGAG ggTGGGCTGATCAACTTTGAGAAGAGAAGGAAG GAGTTTGAAGTGATCGCTCAGATCAAGTTACTCCAACTGACCTGCAATTACTACAACTTCACCAGAAACCAGCGCTTTACAGATTGGTTCAAGAGAGTGGAGAAACTTACAGAAGCTGtgag CTACTCTCTGTCCTGTGAGATAGAACCACCATCTGAGCCCGTATGCAAAACTAAGGGAGGCATCATGAAGTGCATGAGCGAGGAGTCGGGCTACAGCAGCACAGGCACCTCACGCTCCAAGTCCTTTGAGCAGCCGTGTTTGAACCGGTTCAAAGACGGCATCAAAGACACGGCTGATTCCATTAGTCTGACATCAGGCGGATCCAGCGCTTCAGATGTAGAGGAGACCAGTCTCAGTCTGCTGAACTCCCCAgattcagccaatcagaga ACATCTACACCAACTTTGAAGCACTCAATATCAACCTCAGATACAGGGGAGCTTACATCTGATTCCTCTTCCAAG CTCTGGGAATCACCCACCACTTCATCTTTGGAGGCGTCAGGAACGTGTTTGGGACTAGAGTCTAGTTCCACCAGCTCcgcctcctcttcctcatcctgTGTCTCCACCTCCGCTGGGCAGCCGTTCCACTTTCACAAACGCTCCGTCTCGGGTGTTTCTGACTACTCGTCTCTCTCGCTACCACTGTACAACCAGCAGACGAACGACTGCTGCATCATCAGAGTTAGTCTTGACGATGACAACGGAAACATGTACAAAAGCATCCTG GTGACAAGCCAAGATAAAACACCAGGTGTCATTAGGAAAGCCATGGCCAAGCACAACCTGGACAGTGAGAAATCGGAAGACTATGAACTATTACAAAGAGTCTCAAAGCTGAAAG AACTCAAAATCCCTGATAACGGAAACGTTTTCTACGCCATGAACTCAACTGCCAACTATGACTTTGTGCTGAGGAAACGCGGCGTTCCCAAAACCTGCAGATCAAAGAGCTCTGCTAGCCTAACTCTACCACGCATGAAGCAAAAAGGGTTTAAAATACCCAAGGGCTTTTTCTGA